A section of the Planctomicrobium piriforme genome encodes:
- a CDS encoding DUF485 domain-containing protein, which translates to MSRNARIGLVLFAIYLVFYAGFVGLNAFSPETMAQTPIPNVNLAILYGFALIIVALVLSLLYGALCFASGDRRSGQP; encoded by the coding sequence ATGTCGAGAAATGCGCGGATCGGGCTGGTGTTGTTCGCAATTTATCTGGTGTTTTACGCCGGATTTGTCGGACTGAATGCCTTTTCTCCGGAGACCATGGCCCAGACGCCGATTCCGAATGTGAATCTGGCCATTCTTTACGGCTTCGCCCTGATTATTGTCGCTTTGGTGCTCTCCCTGCTCTACGGAGCGCTCTGCTTTGCCAGCGGCGATCGTCGGAGCGGCCAGCCATGA
- a CDS encoding AAA family ATPase, with protein sequence MTQLQSDAGAKGIDKLTKAYDDIRAQMSKIIVGQSDVIDQLLIAMFSRGHCLLEGVPGLAKTLMINSLAQCLSMTFARIQFTPDLMPADITGTDVLITNQETGERGFKFISGPLFHNVVLADEINRTPPKTQSALLEAMQERQVTVGMTRHTLPTPFFVLATQNPIEQEGTYQLPEAQQDRFMFKVFVNYPSYDEEKLIAMQTTGNRNMEIKPVLTGPEIVELQHLVREVPITDHLVDYALALVRQTRIGQAGVPDFVNDWLSWGAGPRAVQYLILGAKARALLKGRTYVSAEDLQALAAPVLRHRIVTNFSAESEGITTDKVIDKLLEVTPAKEGELTSDPRLKAMFSAPKANS encoded by the coding sequence ATGACGCAATTGCAGAGCGACGCCGGCGCTAAAGGGATCGACAAGCTCACCAAAGCCTACGATGACATCCGCGCCCAGATGTCGAAAATCATCGTCGGGCAGTCCGACGTCATCGACCAGTTGCTGATCGCGATGTTCAGCCGGGGGCACTGCCTGCTGGAAGGGGTGCCGGGTCTGGCCAAGACGCTGATGATCAATTCGCTGGCGCAGTGCCTGTCGATGACGTTCGCCCGTATTCAGTTCACGCCCGACTTGATGCCCGCCGACATCACCGGCACCGACGTGCTGATCACGAATCAGGAAACCGGGGAACGGGGATTCAAATTCATCTCCGGCCCGTTGTTTCACAATGTGGTGCTGGCGGACGAAATCAACCGGACTCCACCCAAGACGCAGTCGGCCTTGCTGGAAGCAATGCAGGAACGCCAGGTGACGGTTGGCATGACGCGGCACACGCTGCCGACTCCGTTCTTCGTCCTGGCGACGCAGAACCCGATCGAACAAGAGGGAACCTATCAGCTCCCCGAAGCGCAGCAGGACCGCTTCATGTTCAAGGTCTTCGTCAACTATCCGTCGTATGACGAAGAGAAGCTCATCGCGATGCAGACGACCGGCAATCGCAACATGGAGATCAAGCCGGTCCTCACCGGGCCGGAGATTGTCGAGCTGCAGCATCTGGTTCGGGAAGTGCCGATTACCGACCATCTGGTCGACTATGCTTTGGCTCTCGTCCGTCAGACCCGCATTGGTCAGGCCGGCGTGCCGGACTTTGTGAATGACTGGCTCAGTTGGGGCGCCGGTCCCCGCGCGGTGCAGTACCTGATCCTGGGCGCGAAGGCCCGGGCATTGCTCAAGGGGCGGACGTATGTGTCGGCGGAAGACCTGCAGGCGTTGGCCGCACCGGTGCTGCGACATCGCATCGTCACCAACTTCTCGGCCGAGAGCGAAGGGATCACCACCGACAAGGTGATCGACAAGCTGCTGGAAGTCACCCCGGCGAAAGAAGGCGAACTGACATCCGACCCCCGCCTGAAAGCGATGTTTTCAGCTCCTAAGGCAAATTCTTAA